The following proteins are encoded in a genomic region of Fibrobacter succinogenes:
- a CDS encoding bifunctional oligoribonuclease/PAP phosphatase NrnA codes for MIIDDLLTDVKSVAIFGHVRPDGDCLGSTLGLYNYVKENYPAIRVNLFLERFPENYKILANSNNTNEIYDEECGTFDLAFLIDTPSFERIGANGEPCIKTARKTCNIDHHISNPMNLCSENYVDAKASSACEVLYYMLDLEKISKDTAECLYLGIVHDTGAFKFSSTGQRTMDAIGNLLEKGIDFTRIINETYYTRTYIQTLVTGYVMMTSKLALDGKVVYSYLTPADMDRYSVTPVELSNVIDTLREVSGTEVAIFLYPVNGENKISLRSNYIVDVNAIAKNFGGGGHVRAAGGSSKDSPEETITKLLKLIQEQLQN; via the coding sequence ATGATAATCGATGATTTACTTACAGACGTGAAAAGCGTTGCCATATTCGGGCATGTACGTCCCGACGGAGACTGTTTAGGCTCCACCCTTGGACTTTACAATTACGTCAAGGAAAACTACCCGGCAATTCGAGTCAACCTGTTCTTGGAACGGTTCCCCGAGAACTACAAAATTCTCGCCAACTCCAACAACACCAACGAAATATATGACGAGGAATGCGGCACTTTCGATTTGGCGTTCCTTATAGACACGCCTTCTTTTGAACGCATCGGCGCCAACGGCGAACCCTGCATCAAGACAGCCCGCAAAACTTGCAACATCGACCACCACATCAGTAACCCGATGAATCTCTGTTCCGAGAACTACGTCGATGCCAAGGCCAGCTCCGCATGCGAAGTGCTGTACTACATGCTCGATCTAGAAAAGATCAGCAAAGACACAGCCGAATGCCTTTATTTAGGAATCGTACACGACACTGGCGCGTTCAAGTTCAGCAGCACCGGGCAAAGGACGATGGACGCCATCGGTAATTTACTCGAAAAAGGTATCGACTTCACGAGAATCATCAACGAAACATATTATACAAGAACATACATCCAAACTCTTGTTACAGGATACGTGATGATGACAAGCAAACTTGCGCTCGATGGGAAAGTTGTTTACAGCTACCTCACTCCTGCAGACATGGACCGCTACTCCGTAACACCGGTCGAATTGAGCAACGTCATCGATACATTACGCGAAGTAAGCGGCACAGAAGTCGCTATATTCCTGTATCCTGTAAACGGAGAAAACAAAATAAGCTTGCGTAGCAATTATATAGTCGATGTTAACGCTATCGCCAAGAATTTTGGTGGAGGCGGTCACGTGCGCGCTGCAGGCGGAAGCTCCAAAGATAGCCCAGAAGAAACCATTACAAAGCTCTTGAAACTTATTCAAGAACAACTACAAAATTAA
- a CDS encoding Cof-type HAD-IIB family hydrolase — protein sequence MKLLFTDLDGTLLDDAKNISDADMTAIHTMIAAGHKFVMTTGRPLTSVKRIAERYGFLKPGYFLVSFNGGLIYDCGSGESILTRRISVEQVKYIMDEAHKRGMHAHTYAGDLVVSEYETEQLKTYCRLMQMDYVVVDDIRNYYGGVNCNDGPINVVVKPPIKVNVITPFEHSSLVDFRADMRTVTAGKLFDVFSKPEMLEFSHMLSNKGAAVRYMADFYHEPIENTIAVGDEENDCPMIEAAGVGVAMANASEAAKAVANYVTERDNNHSGIAEVIEKFVL from the coding sequence ATGAAACTTCTTTTTACTGATTTAGATGGCACGCTTCTTGATGATGCAAAGAATATTAGCGATGCCGACATGACTGCAATCCATACGATGATTGCCGCGGGGCACAAGTTCGTGATGACAACAGGACGCCCGCTTACCAGTGTTAAGCGGATTGCCGAAAGGTATGGATTTTTGAAGCCTGGATATTTTCTGGTGAGTTTTAATGGTGGACTAATTTACGATTGCGGTTCGGGCGAGTCTATTTTGACGCGTCGCATCTCGGTCGAGCAAGTCAAGTATATCATGGACGAAGCGCACAAGCGTGGTATGCATGCGCACACTTACGCTGGTGATTTGGTCGTCTCGGAATACGAGACCGAACAGCTCAAGACGTATTGCCGCCTGATGCAAATGGATTATGTTGTTGTAGATGATATCCGCAATTATTATGGTGGGGTTAATTGCAATGATGGCCCCATCAATGTGGTGGTCAAGCCGCCAATCAAGGTGAATGTGATTACGCCGTTTGAACATTCGAGTCTTGTGGATTTCCGTGCCGACATGCGAACGGTCACGGCGGGCAAGCTGTTCGATGTGTTCAGCAAGCCCGAAATGCTGGAGTTCTCGCACATGCTTTCGAATAAAGGTGCTGCCGTGCGCTACATGGCTGACTTCTATCACGAGCCGATTGAAAATACGATTGCCGTGGGCGATGAAGAAAACGATTGCCCGATGATTGAGGCTGCTGGTGTTGGCGTTGCAATGGCGAATGCGAGCGAGGCGGCAAAAGCGGTTGCAAATTACGTAACGGAACGCGACAACAACCATTCGGGCATTGCCGAAGTTATTGAAAAATTTGTGCTGTAG
- a CDS encoding roadblock/LC7 domain-containing protein, giving the protein MSDYTIYSDDANKVRRLMTAYQASVKCEYVVLCHRDGNIIADVGSLGSDLDATPLAVLSIAAFDSSRQIGIMLGGEKFLSVSFAGENHSVYISPVDQSLLLVQVFKGGKLPNRIEDFNRLLVEKLEDAVPAFTQNTSSLVR; this is encoded by the coding sequence ATGAGCGATTATACAATTTATTCTGATGATGCTAACAAAGTGCGTCGCTTGATGACTGCCTACCAGGCAAGTGTCAAGTGCGAATATGTTGTTCTTTGCCATCGTGATGGAAATATCATTGCCGATGTGGGTTCTTTAGGTTCCGATTTAGACGCAACTCCTCTTGCTGTCTTGAGTATCGCTGCCTTCGATTCCTCTCGTCAAATTGGTATTATGCTTGGTGGCGAAAAGTTCCTGTCCGTTTCGTTTGCGGGCGAGAACCATTCTGTTTATATTTCCCCTGTAGATCAGTCACTTTTGCTCGTTCAAGTCTTTAAGGGTGGAAAACTCCCGAATCGTATCGAAGACTTTAACCGCCTGCTAGTCGAAAAATTGGAGGACGCCGTTCCTGCATTTACGCAGAATACGAGCAGTCTTGTCCGCTAG
- a CDS encoding DegT/DnrJ/EryC1/StrS aminotransferase family protein, whose amino-acid sequence MIPFIDIRAQREAYKSEFLKAEQDVLDSGCYIGGTVVQALEAELGQYTGAKHVITCGSGTDAITIALLALGLEPEDEVIVPDFTFIAPAECVMRLGGIPKFADIDAETLQMSAESVEALIGAKTRGIIAVNLFGQCPNYSKIKEIAKKHGLWLVEDSAQAFGAKQNGTSACTFGDISITSFYPAKPLGCYGDGGALFTHNDELAQKICLIANHGSRTRYVHEICGMNSRLDAIQAAVLRVKLRHLDEELKMRCENARKYDDFFAEYNNRTNSSSLSKGAAAKIVPQKIEHGNTSTYAQYTVLADNREAFLKLLEQAQIPYCIHYPAPLHEQPCFKKLAQTHESNSISQDCVASNAIEACKKVVSLPMCAFTNVEEIIAGLKRVM is encoded by the coding sequence ATGATTCCGTTTATTGATATACGTGCACAACGAGAAGCTTACAAATCTGAATTTTTAAAGGCAGAACAAGACGTTTTGGACAGCGGGTGCTACATCGGTGGAACTGTGGTCCAAGCCCTCGAAGCGGAACTCGGTCAATATACCGGCGCAAAGCACGTTATTACCTGCGGAAGCGGAACGGACGCCATCACCATCGCCCTTTTGGCGCTCGGGCTTGAACCGGAAGACGAAGTCATCGTTCCCGACTTTACGTTTATCGCCCCCGCCGAATGCGTCATGAGACTCGGTGGCATCCCGAAATTTGCAGACATTGACGCCGAAACGCTCCAGATGAGCGCAGAGAGCGTTGAAGCATTAATCGGAGCAAAAACGCGCGGGATCATCGCGGTGAACCTGTTCGGCCAATGCCCAAACTACAGCAAGATTAAGGAAATCGCTAAAAAGCATGGGCTTTGGCTTGTCGAGGACTCTGCACAAGCTTTCGGAGCCAAGCAAAACGGCACATCCGCCTGCACGTTCGGAGACATTTCCATCACGAGTTTTTACCCAGCAAAACCGCTCGGTTGCTACGGCGACGGCGGCGCACTCTTCACGCACAACGATGAACTTGCGCAAAAAATCTGCCTAATTGCAAACCATGGGAGTCGCACACGCTACGTCCACGAAATCTGTGGCATGAACAGCAGACTCGATGCCATCCAAGCAGCAGTTCTACGCGTTAAGCTCCGCCATCTGGACGAAGAGCTAAAAATGCGCTGCGAAAACGCCCGCAAGTACGATGATTTTTTTGCAGAATACAATAATCGCACAAATTCGAGCAGTTTAAGCAAAGGAGCTGCCGCGAAAATCGTTCCGCAAAAAATCGAACACGGCAACACGAGCACTTATGCGCAATACACCGTGCTAGCCGATAATCGCGAGGCGTTTTTGAAGCTGTTGGAGCAAGCACAAATTCCTTACTGCATCCACTACCCCGCTCCATTGCACGAACAGCCATGCTTTAAAAAGCTAGCCCAAACGCACGAGAGCAACAGCATATCACAAGATTGCGTCGCCAGCAACGCCATTGAAGCCTGCAAAAAAGTCGTGAGCCTCCCCATGTGCGCGTTTACGAATGTAGAAGAGATTATTGCGGGACTTAAGAGAGTAATGTAG
- a CDS encoding TIGR04133 family radical SAM/SPASM protein, producing MKLGLKKKLALEAFRLYRHNEVKSHPLTYFFWECTLRCNLHCLHCGSDCVKDAIPDMPREDFMAVLDKLAPHIDPNNFTVVITGGEPLMRADLEECGQEIKKRGYAWGMVTNGLAMTPERYTKLLNAGLKTLTISLDGLEENHNHFRGNPHSFDRAIRAINMAAHTEDLTFDVMTCVNRKNLSELPRILDLLVNLGVKRWRVSNVFPKGRAKDNPLFQLTNEEFRQVFEFIREAKAMNVINVNYDCEGFLGDYEKVVRNSPFFCWAGVNISSVLCDGSISACPSLRGDYIQGNIYKDDIWDVWQNRYQVMRDRNWAKTGECKTCKYWRYCEGSSLHLRDEKTKELAYCHVARLEAAGA from the coding sequence ATGAAACTCGGTCTTAAGAAAAAACTTGCACTCGAAGCATTCCGTCTTTACCGTCACAACGAAGTCAAATCGCATCCGCTGACATATTTCTTTTGGGAATGTACGCTGCGCTGTAACTTACACTGCCTGCATTGCGGTAGCGACTGCGTCAAGGATGCCATCCCCGATATGCCCCGTGAAGACTTCATGGCAGTACTCGACAAGCTTGCCCCCCATATCGATCCAAACAACTTCACCGTCGTTATTACCGGTGGCGAACCGTTGATGCGAGCGGACCTCGAAGAATGCGGACAAGAAATCAAAAAACGCGGATACGCCTGGGGCATGGTCACAAACGGGCTTGCTATGACTCCCGAACGCTACACCAAGCTTTTGAATGCAGGCCTCAAGACATTGACCATAAGCCTTGATGGACTTGAAGAAAATCATAACCATTTCCGTGGGAACCCGCATAGTTTTGATCGCGCCATCCGCGCCATCAACATGGCCGCCCACACCGAAGATCTTACGTTCGACGTGATGACATGCGTAAACCGCAAAAACTTGAGCGAACTCCCTCGCATTTTGGATTTGCTCGTGAATCTCGGAGTCAAGCGCTGGCGTGTTTCAAACGTATTCCCAAAGGGACGCGCCAAGGACAACCCGCTATTCCAACTTACAAACGAAGAATTCCGACAGGTATTTGAGTTCATCCGTGAAGCAAAAGCTATGAACGTCATCAATGTGAACTACGACTGCGAAGGCTTCCTTGGAGATTACGAGAAGGTTGTGCGCAATAGCCCGTTTTTCTGCTGGGCAGGCGTGAACATTTCATCAGTTCTTTGCGACGGGAGCATCTCGGCATGCCCGAGCCTGCGTGGCGACTACATCCAAGGGAACATCTACAAGGATGATATCTGGGACGTTTGGCAGAACCGCTACCAAGTCATGCGTGACCGCAACTGGGCTAAAACCGGTGAATGCAAAACATGCAAATACTGGCGCTACTGCGAAGGCTCCAGCCTTCATTTACGTGATGAGAAAACAAAGGAACTTGCATACTGCCATGTAGCGAGACTAGAGGCCGCGGGAGCGTGA
- the rpmE gene encoding 50S ribosomal protein L31: protein MRAKAMNRATIKISCYKNTKNEASACQNREKQLNFSSQQLFVDANTGKEYITRSTKSSAEKKTIDGVEYSVISLEITADTHPFWTGKQHRVDTAGRIDSFNKRYGGGANITSAKRKTRKAAPVKTEEEA from the coding sequence ATGCGAGCAAAAGCAATGAACAGAGCAACAATAAAGATTTCATGCTATAAAAATACTAAAAATGAGGCTTCCGCTTGCCAAAATCGCGAAAAACAATTAAATTTTAGCTCTCAACAATTATTCGTCGATGCGAATACGGGTAAAGAATACATCACCCGCTCCACGAAGTCTTCCGCCGAAAAGAAGACTATCGATGGTGTTGAATATAGCGTAATTTCTTTGGAAATTACGGCTGATACCCATCCGTTCTGGACGGGCAAGCAGCATCGCGTGGATACGGCTGGCCGTATCGACAGCTTCAACAAGCGCTATGGCGGCGGTGCTAACATCACCTCTGCAAAGCGTAAGACTCGCAAGGCTGCACCGGTCAAGACTGAAGAAGAAGCTTAA
- the rpsT gene encoding 30S ribosomal protein S20 — protein sequence MPQHKSCKKRLLQAEKANAMNRSTRSAIRASLKVIRTAATKAAALEEMPKLFSMLDKAAVSHRAGFCANRAANYKAKVAKVINGLA from the coding sequence GTGCCTCAACACAAGTCTTGCAAAAAGCGTTTGCTCCAGGCCGAAAAGGCCAACGCAATGAACCGTTCCACTCGTAGCGCTATCCGTGCTAGCCTCAAGGTTATCCGCACTGCTGCTACGAAAGCTGCCGCCCTCGAAGAAATGCCGAAGCTCTTCAGCATGCTCGACAAGGCTGCCGTTTCTCACCGCGCTGGTTTCTGCGCCAACCGTGCTGCCAACTACAAGGCCAAGGTTGCTAAGGTCATCAACGGCCTTGCTTAA
- a CDS encoding BamA/TamA family outer membrane protein, translated as MKTEVLKIKSLCVFVALILMLGVGVSFASTCRIERVEWAGEHSEFEELSMSAVVGMPCDSWQGAKQKLLRYYEDHGFLGAKLNVNVDSAGVMRCKFERGSAWVWAGPENLDSGATDVDVFRQLTGLEIGGAVSLTDLERSENRLSRLGYYEQTAGVRLFRDPVRHRVIPAYSMRAIPISAAEGYLTYSSDEDVWEGKVNLALFNILGTGRDLQLDGYSQKDSRRIEGSYRERFIFGTSWDVVVRGFFEDDSLSRNSRLEVGVSRNIGFSFDVAAFVGIGNDEKSSSFELSYVSFDRRMLPRSGTSLDVSLAWMMDRPDSLDRYLRLESSFTHYIPLYKNFIVRYSAAAGTLLPSGVSFAREDLFALGGINSFKGMMYGFMRTRAYGFSQVAFLWQDGYDLSIELFYQPGLYRRMKPFHGWAREHDYGIGFTQYRKSWSFSIYYALRNGCDYLDGVLGFGVKTLF; from the coding sequence ATGAAGACTGAAGTGTTAAAAATAAAGTCGCTTTGCGTTTTTGTCGCTTTGATTCTGATGCTCGGCGTTGGAGTGTCTTTTGCTTCGACTTGCCGCATTGAGCGCGTGGAATGGGCTGGCGAACACAGCGAATTTGAAGAACTTTCGATGAGTGCTGTTGTCGGGATGCCTTGCGATTCTTGGCAGGGGGCAAAGCAAAAGCTTTTGCGCTATTATGAAGATCATGGCTTTCTCGGGGCGAAGCTAAATGTGAATGTCGATAGCGCGGGCGTGATGCGTTGTAAATTTGAACGCGGTAGTGCGTGGGTTTGGGCTGGACCAGAAAATTTGGATTCTGGCGCAACAGATGTTGATGTCTTTAGGCAATTGACAGGCCTTGAGATTGGTGGCGCGGTTTCGCTGACTGATTTGGAACGCTCGGAAAATCGACTTTCGCGGTTGGGTTATTACGAGCAGACGGCGGGCGTTCGCTTATTCCGTGACCCGGTGCGTCATCGCGTGATTCCGGCGTATTCCATGCGGGCGATTCCGATTTCTGCGGCAGAAGGTTATCTCACGTATTCGAGCGATGAGGACGTTTGGGAAGGTAAAGTGAATCTCGCCCTGTTCAACATCTTGGGGACCGGCCGCGATTTGCAATTGGATGGCTATTCGCAAAAAGATTCTCGCCGGATAGAAGGCTCGTATCGCGAACGCTTTATCTTTGGAACTTCATGGGATGTTGTTGTTCGCGGATTTTTTGAAGACGATTCGCTGTCGCGCAATTCGCGGTTAGAAGTGGGCGTGTCGCGGAACATAGGCTTTAGTTTCGATGTAGCTGCGTTCGTGGGCATTGGCAATGACGAGAAAAGTTCGTCGTTTGAGCTATCGTATGTGTCGTTTGACCGCCGCATGTTGCCACGCAGTGGAACTTCGTTGGATGTGTCGTTGGCGTGGATGATGGACCGCCCGGATTCGCTTGATCGCTATTTGCGTTTGGAATCGTCGTTCACGCATTATATACCGCTGTACAAGAATTTTATTGTGCGATATTCGGCTGCGGCGGGGACGTTGTTGCCTTCGGGTGTTTCTTTTGCGCGTGAGGATTTGTTTGCGCTGGGAGGAATCAACTCGTTTAAGGGGATGATGTATGGTTTTATGCGGACGCGTGCGTATGGATTTTCGCAGGTGGCTTTCCTGTGGCAAGACGGTTACGATTTGTCGATAGAACTTTTTTACCAGCCGGGATTGTACAGGCGGATGAAGCCTTTCCACGGGTGGGCGCGCGAGCATGATTATGGTATTGGCTTTACGCAGTACCGTAAATCGTGGAGTTTTAGCATTTATTATGCGCTCCGTAACGGGTGCGATTATCTGGATGGAGTTCTCGGTTTCGGCGTGAAAACACTGTTCTAA